In the genome of Armatimonadota bacterium, one region contains:
- a CDS encoding MFS transporter, with the protein MIALARTRTFSAFRWRNFRLYWTGAIVSLVGTWAQSTAQAYLVWELTRSPLATSLPMFFFTLPSTFLALLGGVVADRLDRRRLLLVTQGLFMVSAGVLTALTWLGALRVEHVYLLAFANGVLMAVDAPTRHSLIPRLVAPEDVPNAVGLNSLVWNASRIVGPPVGGLLYAAAGPEAAFLLNTVSYGAILYALAIMDVPGESNGAVRATVWSDLRAGLTYVWETRLVRTVILAVAVMGTFGFSYLVLMPVMASRVLGGGPAENGVLLGMVGVGATLGALTVAHLGRPAQPGRRLLATGTVAGAALVGFAFSRLFALSALCALATGAGIIAFLSSANATVQLTAPDALRGRVMSVYSLALIGSGPLNSLLSGALGDLLGAPRAIALTGLVIVVAVALLVQAPGGMAATPAPTSARPDPRDRAPSHPAA; encoded by the coding sequence ATGATCGCGCTGGCCCGCACGCGCACCTTCAGCGCCTTCCGCTGGCGCAACTTCCGCCTCTACTGGACGGGGGCGATCGTCTCCCTGGTGGGGACGTGGGCCCAGAGCACGGCGCAGGCCTACCTGGTGTGGGAGCTGACGCGCTCTCCGTTGGCCACGAGCCTGCCGATGTTCTTCTTCACGCTGCCGAGCACGTTCCTGGCCCTCCTGGGCGGGGTGGTGGCGGACCGGCTGGACCGCCGGCGCCTGCTGCTGGTCACGCAGGGGCTCTTCATGGTCTCCGCCGGCGTGCTCACGGCGCTGACCTGGCTCGGGGCGCTGCGGGTGGAGCACGTCTACCTGCTGGCGTTCGCGAACGGCGTGCTCATGGCGGTGGACGCGCCCACCCGCCACTCCCTCATCCCCCGGCTGGTCGCCCCCGAGGACGTGCCCAACGCCGTCGGCCTGAACTCGCTCGTGTGGAACGCCTCGCGCATCGTCGGGCCGCCCGTCGGCGGGCTCCTGTACGCCGCCGCCGGGCCCGAGGCCGCCTTCCTCCTCAACACCGTGAGCTACGGGGCCATCCTCTACGCGCTGGCCATCATGGACGTCCCCGGTGAATCCAACGGTGCGGTGCGCGCCACCGTCTGGTCGGACCTGCGCGCGGGGCTGACCTACGTCTGGGAGACGCGCCTGGTGCGCACGGTCATACTGGCCGTGGCGGTGATGGGCACCTTCGGCTTCAGCTACCTGGTGCTCATGCCGGTGATGGCCTCCCGCGTGCTGGGCGGCGGGCCGGCCGAGAACGGCGTCCTGCTGGGGATGGTGGGCGTGGGCGCCACCCTCGGCGCCCTCACCGTGGCCCACCTGGGGCGGCCGGCCCAGCCGGGGCGCCGCCTGCTGGCCACGGGCACGGTGGCCGGTGCCGCCCTGGTGGGCTTCGCCTTCTCGCGGCTCTTCGCCCTCTCCGCGCTGTGCGCCCTGGCCACCGGGGCAGGGATCATCGCCTTCCTCTCCTCCGCCAACGCCACGGTGCAGCTCACCGCCCCGGATGCGCTCCGCGGGCGGGTGATGAGCGTCTACTCGTTGGCCCTCATCGGCAGCGGTCCCCTCAACAGCCTGCTCTCGGGCGCGCTGGGCGACCTGCTGGGCGCGCCCCGGGCGATCGCCCTCACCGGGCTCGTCATCGTGGTGGCCGTGGCGCTGCTGGTGCAGGCCCCGGGCGGCATGGCCGCTACGCCCGCACCGACCTCCGCCCGGCCGGACCCGCGAGACCGGGCCCCCTCCCACCCCGCCGCCTGA
- a CDS encoding IclR family transcriptional regulator, producing MSRALHLLEALRGGAEGLSLSDLAARTALPKGTAHRLLRTLTRHGFVEQRDGRYRVGVKAFVVGNAFLAHLDLRTRALPHLVALRNESGESVQLAVFEDLQVVYIERVLSRFPVAYMKSRVGAMLPAYCTGLGKALLAFSPPGTLETYLQRVPLRRLTPYTITDPRRLGRELEAVRRLGYAVDRGEREVSVRCIAAPVFNHEGAAVAAVSVAGPADRMPWPLEGSPLAGRVVATARAISADIGYSPPPVHPQPTAVARLPRSGA from the coding sequence TTGAGCCGGGCCCTCCACCTACTGGAGGCCCTGAGGGGCGGTGCCGAGGGGTTGTCCCTGTCCGACCTGGCGGCCCGGACCGCGCTGCCGAAAGGGACGGCCCACCGGCTCCTGCGCACCCTCACTCGGCACGGGTTCGTCGAGCAGCGCGACGGTCGCTACCGGGTGGGCGTGAAGGCGTTCGTGGTCGGGAATGCATTCCTGGCCCACCTCGACCTGCGCACGCGGGCCCTGCCTCACCTGGTGGCCCTGCGGAATGAGAGCGGCGAGTCTGTCCAGCTGGCCGTCTTCGAAGACCTGCAGGTGGTGTACATCGAGCGGGTCCTCTCCCGCTTCCCCGTCGCCTACATGAAGTCCCGCGTGGGCGCGATGCTGCCGGCCTACTGCACCGGCCTGGGCAAAGCGCTCCTGGCCTTCTCGCCCCCGGGGACGCTGGAGACCTACCTGCAGCGCGTCCCCCTTCGGCGCCTGACGCCGTACACCATCACCGACCCTCGGCGGCTCGGCCGGGAGCTCGAGGCCGTGCGGCGGCTGGGCTACGCCGTCGACCGGGGCGAACGGGAAGTCTCGGTCCGCTGCATCGCCGCGCCGGTCTTCAACCATGAGGGCGCCGCCGTGGCCGCCGTGAGCGTCGCCGGGCCCGCCGACCGGATGCCCTGGCCCCTGGAGGGGAGCCCGTTGGCCGGGCGCGTGGTGGCCACCGCCCGGGCGATCTCGGCCGACATCGGCTACAGCCCGCCCCCTGTCCATCCGCAGCCGACGGCGGTGGCGCGCCTCCCGCGGTCCGGCGCCTGA
- a CDS encoding metalloregulator ArsR/SmtB family transcription factor translates to MRVIDLTAQSALHVRFDPSPVYDFLAALYLVRHWTPERGFDVDPAWVRAARRALGPRLMADAGLLLPPRSPVLGVLAVLEETPGLSVRAALRRLRQLSPPSLVERMLGGPTAVRPLLPPLRQAIQGDRAALEAVVAAFPREYDPDAVRRLLAAGPAAVHARLLRLLRAFYTRVYAREEARVAPLLAADVAARQALAGVLAPADLVERVTGGFVIAPGTGIAQVLLAPTYFFRPYNLLTEYHGVRVFIYPIELPDGREREARPPQELVRLYKALADETRLRILRLLSEREMYVQEIANALGVSHVTALHHLAQLRAAHLVQAVERDNLRYYRLRPEAVREAERRWWDFLHAEAVQ, encoded by the coding sequence TTGCGCGTCATCGACCTCACCGCCCAGAGCGCCCTGCACGTCCGCTTCGACCCCAGCCCCGTCTACGACTTCCTGGCGGCGCTGTACCTGGTGCGCCACTGGACGCCGGAGCGCGGCTTCGACGTCGACCCGGCGTGGGTGCGCGCGGCCCGCCGCGCCCTGGGGCCACGGCTGATGGCGGACGCGGGACTCCTCCTGCCGCCGCGCAGCCCCGTGCTGGGGGTGCTGGCCGTCCTCGAGGAGACGCCGGGGCTGTCGGTGCGCGCGGCCCTGCGGCGCCTGCGGCAGCTCTCCCCGCCGTCCCTGGTGGAGCGGATGCTGGGCGGGCCTACCGCCGTGCGCCCGCTGCTGCCGCCGTTGCGCCAGGCCATCCAGGGCGACCGCGCCGCGCTGGAGGCGGTGGTGGCCGCCTTCCCCCGGGAGTACGACCCGGACGCGGTGCGCCGGCTGCTCGCCGCCGGCCCGGCGGCGGTGCACGCGCGGCTGCTGCGCCTCCTGCGCGCCTTCTACACGCGGGTCTACGCCCGGGAGGAGGCGCGCGTGGCGCCGCTGCTGGCCGCGGACGTGGCGGCGCGGCAGGCCCTCGCCGGCGTGCTGGCCCCGGCCGACCTGGTGGAGCGGGTGACGGGCGGTTTCGTCATCGCGCCGGGGACGGGGATCGCCCAGGTGCTGCTGGCGCCCACCTACTTTTTCCGCCCGTACAACCTCCTCACCGAGTACCACGGGGTGCGCGTCTTCATCTACCCCATCGAGCTCCCCGACGGCCGCGAGCGGGAGGCCCGCCCGCCGCAGGAGCTGGTGCGGCTGTACAAGGCGCTGGCCGACGAGACCCGCCTGCGCATCCTCCGCCTGCTCAGCGAGCGCGAGATGTACGTGCAGGAGATCGCCAACGCCCTCGGCGTCTCCCACGTCACCGCCCTGCACCACCTGGCCCAGCTGCGGGCCGCCCACCTGGTGCAGGCGGTGGAGCGGGACAACCTCCGCTACTACCGCCTGCGGCCGGAGGCGGTGCGGGAGGCAGAGCGGCGCTGGTGGGACTTCCTGCACGCGGAGGCGGTGCAATGA
- a CDS encoding TetR/AcrR family transcriptional regulator, with product MSHSLRPFRRGPGAPPPQARGRRTRQRLLAAAEAAFGSRGYFAASVADITRRARVAQGTFYLYFPSKRAIFEELVRQLSHDLRRTIQQRVAGLTDRRQVEREGFLAFFHFIRRHRAMYRIIRQAELVHPAIYRWYYRRIAEGYARGLRTAMAQGQIRPLDPEVLAYCLMGIGDFLGMRWVLWERRAPPPRVVEAMMAFVLRGMDASAPGRSAAGGVPGRAAARAR from the coding sequence TTGTCACATTCTCTCCGACCTTTCCGTCGAGGTCCCGGGGCGCCGCCGCCGCAGGCGCGGGGTCGGCGGACGCGCCAGCGCCTGCTGGCGGCCGCCGAGGCGGCCTTCGGTAGCCGGGGGTACTTCGCCGCGTCGGTGGCCGACATCACGCGACGCGCCCGGGTAGCCCAGGGCACCTTCTACCTGTACTTCCCCAGCAAGCGGGCCATCTTCGAAGAGCTCGTGCGCCAGCTCAGCCACGACCTGCGCCGCACCATCCAGCAGCGGGTGGCGGGGCTGACTGATCGGCGCCAGGTCGAGCGGGAGGGCTTCCTGGCGTTCTTCCACTTCATCCGGCGACACCGGGCCATGTACCGCATCATCCGCCAGGCCGAACTGGTCCACCCGGCCATCTACCGCTGGTACTACCGGAGGATCGCCGAGGGGTACGCCCGGGGCCTGCGCACCGCCATGGCGCAGGGGCAGATCCGGCCGCTCGACCCCGAGGTCCTGGCCTACTGCCTGATGGGCATCGGGGATTTCCTGGGGATGCGATGGGTCCTCTGGGAGCGGCGGGCGCCGCCCCCCCGGGTCGTGGAGGCGATGATGGCGTTCGTGCTGAGGGGAATGGACGCATCTGCGCCCGGGCGATCCGCCGCCGGCGGGGTGCCCGGGCGCGCCGCCGCGCGCGCGCGATGA
- a CDS encoding metallophosphoesterase family protein codes for MRIAILSDVHANLEALEATLGDARRRGCERIVCLGDFVGYGPSPNECVDRLRPLVDGRAVAGNHDWAAVGKVDITYFNPYAQEAIRWTQQALRPGVRDYLTALPHEWVADGTVPFLAVHGSPRDPIQEYVLDQATAEENFRERSFAVAFVGHTHVPALFLARGETVGAAPFPVDTPVVLQPGVRYLINVGSVGQPRDGDPRAAYVLLDSEGPAVILIRVEYPIEVTQERMRAVGLPEVLAERLRYGR; via the coding sequence GTGCGCATCGCCATCCTCTCCGACGTCCATGCCAACCTGGAGGCGCTGGAGGCGACGCTGGGGGATGCCCGCCGGCGCGGGTGCGAGCGCATCGTCTGCCTGGGGGACTTCGTCGGGTACGGGCCCAGCCCCAACGAGTGCGTCGACCGCCTGCGGCCGCTCGTCGACGGACGCGCGGTGGCAGGGAACCACGACTGGGCCGCGGTGGGCAAGGTGGACATCACCTACTTCAACCCCTACGCCCAGGAGGCCATTCGCTGGACCCAGCAGGCCCTGCGCCCCGGCGTGCGGGACTACCTGACGGCGCTGCCCCACGAGTGGGTGGCGGACGGCACTGTGCCCTTCCTGGCGGTGCACGGCAGTCCCCGGGATCCCATCCAGGAGTACGTGCTGGACCAGGCCACGGCCGAGGAGAACTTCCGCGAGCGCTCCTTCGCCGTGGCCTTCGTGGGCCACACGCACGTGCCGGCGCTCTTCCTGGCCCGGGGCGAGACGGTGGGGGCGGCGCCCTTCCCGGTCGACACCCCCGTCGTCCTGCAGCCGGGGGTGCGCTACCTGATCAACGTGGGGAGCGTGGGGCAGCCGCGCGACGGCGACCCGCGGGCGGCGTACGTCCTGCTGGACAGCGAGGGGCCTGCGGTCATCCTCATCCGGGTAGAGTACCCGATCGAGGTCACACAGGAGCGGATGCGCGCCGTGGGCCTGCCGGAGGTGCTGGCCGAGCGGCTGCGCTACGGTCGGTGA
- a CDS encoding S9 family peptidase, whose protein sequence is MPTTDGAAATRRITIDDLLRLRWVSDPAVAPDGTAVAFTLTRIETPSPPADGGRPEPPDYVSHLYLVHPGGCEAVPFTQGRQRDHTPRWSPDGSRIAFLSDRPTGTPPPGSRRPRHLWVIPATGGEARRVTAADYDPQDPVWAPDGQALAFVGKVPCAEEPRSAVRVITRLRYKMDGEGFWDGRYRQIFVVPADGGEARAVTGGDYDHRDPAWSPDGRWLAFVANRSPDVDLTNVTDVWVVPAAGGEPRRLTPSLGPCALPAWSPDGRRIAYIGHDNSHMTATSPQLWVVEVAGGPPRNLTGPLDRYVGHHILTDMRAHPVPGRPVWSPDGRFLFCLIGLGPTCQVAAVSLEDGVVHFLTEGDHEIFQYALDPACRQLVVALSDVVTPGDLWLADLGTVDGAARPARASWRRLTDVNRQVLADVALSRPERFEYEGADGWRVEGWVLPPVERQPGRRYPTILQIHGGPHAAYGYGFFHEFQVLAAEGFAVVYTNPRGSQGYGQTFAAATRHDWGGKDYEDIMRGVDAALARFPYLDPERLGVAGGSYGGFMTNWIIGHTDRFKAAVTMRSIANHTSQWGTSDLAYMKGMWEFPGDLWEAPTFYWERSPLAYVDRITTPLLILHAEEDYRCPIGEAEQLFAALKKQGKAVVFVRFPEESHDLTRKGKPHHRLEHLRWVVRWFADHLGREPVPAPVRELAGTPGMEAGSVQG, encoded by the coding sequence ATGCCCACGACCGACGGGGCCGCGGCGACGCGGCGGATCACCATCGACGACCTGCTGCGGCTGCGCTGGGTGAGCGACCCGGCGGTGGCGCCCGACGGGACGGCGGTGGCCTTCACGCTGACCCGCATCGAGACCCCGTCGCCGCCCGCGGACGGCGGCAGGCCCGAGCCCCCCGACTACGTCTCGCACCTCTACCTGGTCCACCCCGGCGGGTGCGAGGCGGTGCCCTTCACCCAGGGGCGGCAGCGCGACCACACGCCGCGCTGGTCGCCGGACGGCAGCCGCATCGCCTTCCTGTCGGACCGTCCCACGGGCACTCCGCCGCCCGGCAGCCGGCGGCCGCGCCACCTCTGGGTGATCCCCGCGACGGGCGGCGAGGCGCGCCGCGTCACCGCGGCCGACTACGATCCCCAGGATCCGGTGTGGGCGCCGGACGGGCAGGCGCTGGCCTTCGTCGGCAAGGTCCCCTGCGCTGAAGAGCCGCGCAGCGCCGTGCGGGTCATCACCCGCCTGCGCTACAAGATGGACGGCGAGGGGTTCTGGGACGGACGCTACCGCCAGATCTTTGTGGTGCCGGCGGACGGCGGGGAGGCGCGTGCCGTCACCGGCGGCGACTACGACCACCGCGACCCGGCGTGGTCGCCCGACGGGCGGTGGCTGGCCTTCGTGGCCAACCGCTCGCCAGACGTCGACCTCACCAACGTCACCGACGTGTGGGTGGTGCCGGCCGCGGGTGGGGAGCCGCGGCGCCTCACCCCGTCGCTGGGGCCGTGCGCGCTGCCCGCCTGGTCGCCCGACGGCCGCCGCATCGCCTACATCGGCCACGACAACAGCCACATGACGGCGACGAGCCCGCAGCTGTGGGTGGTGGAGGTGGCGGGCGGCCCGCCCCGCAACCTCACCGGCCCGCTGGACCGCTACGTCGGCCACCACATCCTCACCGACATGCGGGCCCACCCCGTCCCCGGCCGCCCGGTATGGTCCCCCGACGGCCGCTTCCTTTTCTGCCTGATCGGGCTCGGCCCCACCTGCCAGGTGGCCGCCGTCTCCCTGGAGGACGGCGTCGTGCACTTCCTCACCGAGGGCGACCACGAGATCTTCCAGTACGCCCTCGACCCGGCGTGCCGACAGCTCGTCGTGGCGCTCTCCGACGTCGTGACGCCCGGCGACCTCTGGCTGGCCGACCTGGGTACGGTGGACGGGGCGGCGCGGCCGGCCCGCGCCTCCTGGCGGCGCCTCACCGACGTCAACCGCCAGGTGCTGGCGGACGTGGCGCTGAGCCGTCCGGAGCGGTTCGAGTACGAGGGCGCCGACGGCTGGCGTGTGGAGGGGTGGGTGTTGCCGCCCGTGGAGCGCCAGCCCGGCCGCCGCTACCCCACCATCCTGCAGATCCACGGCGGCCCGCACGCCGCCTACGGGTACGGGTTCTTCCACGAGTTCCAGGTGCTGGCCGCCGAAGGGTTCGCGGTGGTCTACACCAACCCGCGCGGCAGCCAGGGCTACGGCCAGACCTTCGCCGCGGCCACCCGGCACGACTGGGGCGGCAAGGACTACGAGGACATCATGCGGGGCGTGGACGCCGCCCTGGCCCGCTTCCCCTACCTCGACCCGGAGCGCCTGGGCGTGGCGGGGGGCTCCTACGGTGGCTTCATGACGAACTGGATCATCGGCCACACCGACCGCTTCAAGGCCGCGGTGACGATGCGCTCCATCGCCAACCACACCAGCCAGTGGGGGACGAGCGACCTGGCCTACATGAAGGGGATGTGGGAGTTCCCCGGCGACCTGTGGGAGGCGCCGACCTTCTACTGGGAGCGCTCGCCGCTGGCCTACGTCGACCGCATCACCACGCCGCTGCTCATCCTCCACGCCGAGGAGGACTACCGCTGCCCCATCGGCGAGGCGGAGCAGCTCTTCGCCGCCCTGAAGAAGCAGGGGAAGGCGGTCGTCTTCGTCCGCTTCCCCGAGGAGAGCCACGACCTCACGCGCAAGGGCAAGCCCCACCACCGCCTGGAGCACCTCCGGTGGGTCGTGCGCTGGTTCGCCGACCACCTGGGCCGCGAGCCGGTGCCCGCCCCGGTGCGCGAGCTGGCCGGGACGCCGGGGATGGAGGCGGGATCGGTACAGGGATGA
- a CDS encoding helix-turn-helix domain-containing protein yields MTVPPGPSLELEVLTVEQAAEYLQIHRATLYRYIREGLLPAVRLGKVYRLLRSDVEAFLQARRVGGPGAEAPR; encoded by the coding sequence ATGACCGTGCCCCCGGGGCCTTCGCTGGAGCTGGAGGTGCTCACCGTCGAGCAGGCTGCCGAGTACCTGCAGATCCACCGGGCCACCCTCTACCGGTACATCCGCGAGGGACTGCTCCCCGCCGTGCGGCTGGGCAAGGTGTACCGCCTGCTGCGGTCGGACGTAGAGGCGTTCCTCCAGGCGCGCCGGGTGGGCGGGCCGGGAGCGGAGGCGCCCCGATGA
- a CDS encoding FAD-dependent oxidoreductase yields the protein MCRSVRVHRPLGLCAALLLLATPLAAAPPRTITVDVLVVGATPAGIAAAAAAARAGSRVHLVEALPKMGGVITWAWLTTFDMNLTPDGAHLTRGIFWEYYQQLGLSFDLEEAVEKLTWAVYREPLVGSTTNAPLRRLLQDGTRLLGAEFDDRDWRRTLTVRARQVIDATDDADVAAAAGVPVVLGRPGPDGAVWMQAATLIFRVRGVDWAALVADLTRRKATGAEPAAWGVNGKAAWGYGEVGRRYRPSQPDVALLGLNLALQRDGTVLINALQIFHVNGLVPASVEQGMARARRELPHVVAHLREHVPGFAQAELVDHAPMLYIRETRHMGGRYTLTAEDIIAGRPFPDRIAVASYPIDIHPYVPGWVNPYPPVRYVYGIPLRTLIPRGVDNLLVASRAFSATSEAAGSARVVPTTMAMGQAAGVTAAVCARRRCTPAEVVRRPELFTEVTRILKAQGAYLGDGER from the coding sequence GTGTGCCGGTCCGTCCGGGTCCACCGCCCCCTGGGGCTGTGCGCGGCGCTGCTCCTGCTGGCGACGCCGCTGGCGGCCGCGCCGCCGCGGACCATCACCGTTGACGTGCTGGTGGTCGGCGCCACGCCGGCGGGGATCGCCGCCGCCGCGGCGGCCGCGCGCGCCGGCAGCCGGGTGCACCTCGTCGAGGCCCTCCCCAAGATGGGCGGCGTCATCACCTGGGCCTGGCTCACCACCTTCGACATGAACCTGACGCCCGACGGCGCCCACCTCACCCGCGGCATCTTCTGGGAGTACTACCAGCAGCTCGGCCTGAGCTTCGACCTGGAGGAGGCGGTGGAGAAGCTCACCTGGGCGGTCTACCGGGAGCCGCTCGTCGGCTCCACCACCAACGCCCCGCTGCGGCGCCTCCTGCAGGACGGGACGCGACTGCTCGGGGCGGAGTTCGACGACCGTGACTGGCGCCGCACCCTCACCGTGCGCGCCCGGCAGGTCATCGACGCCACCGACGACGCCGACGTTGCCGCAGCGGCGGGGGTGCCGGTGGTGCTGGGTCGGCCCGGCCCCGACGGCGCGGTGTGGATGCAGGCGGCCACCCTGATCTTCCGCGTGCGCGGCGTGGACTGGGCCGCGCTCGTCGCCGACCTCACCCGGCGCAAGGCGACCGGGGCGGAGCCGGCCGCCTGGGGCGTCAATGGGAAGGCTGCCTGGGGCTACGGTGAGGTGGGACGGCGCTACCGGCCCAGCCAGCCCGACGTGGCGCTGCTCGGCCTCAACCTGGCGCTCCAGCGGGACGGCACCGTCCTCATCAACGCCCTGCAGATCTTCCACGTGAACGGCCTGGTGCCGGCGTCGGTCGAGCAGGGGATGGCCAGGGCGCGGCGCGAACTGCCCCACGTGGTCGCCCACCTGCGCGAGCACGTGCCGGGCTTCGCCCAGGCCGAGCTCGTCGACCACGCGCCGATGCTCTACATCCGGGAGACCCGGCACATGGGCGGCCGCTACACCCTCACCGCCGAGGACATCATCGCCGGCCGGCCCTTCCCCGACCGCATCGCCGTCGCCTCTTACCCCATCGACATCCACCCCTACGTCCCGGGGTGGGTGAACCCCTACCCGCCGGTGCGCTACGTCTACGGGATCCCGCTGCGGACGCTCATTCCGCGCGGGGTGGACAACCTGCTGGTGGCCTCGCGCGCCTTCTCCGCCACTTCGGAAGCGGCGGGGTCGGCGCGGGTCGTCCCCACCACCATGGCGATGGGCCAGGCGGCCGGGGTGACGGCGGCGGTCTGTGCCAGGCGCCGCTGCACCCCCGCCGAGGTAGTCCGCCGGCCGGAGCTCTTCACCGAGGTGACCCGGATCCTCAAAGCCCAGGGCGCCTACCTGGGCGACGGCGAGCGGTGA
- a CDS encoding 3-oxoacyl-ACP synthase, which translates to MSEVRLTAINTYFPAGYQPAAAIAAASGIPEAVITAKFGLTGKHVAGTDEHVSDLAIRAARPLVDGRGEVDAVIYFGSAHKDYYLWAVAPKIQHALGLHRAFALELMATSACGPIALKVARDMLLADRRLRGILLVGASRESSIIDYRNGRSRFAFTFADGAAAALLRRGPGAGHRVLASAILTDGAFADDVMVPAGGSVLPPSHETVERGLHHLDVPDPQGMKARLDPVSLGRFVEVVRRALEGSGAALADLDFLAVLHLKRSMHRALLQALGLEPHQSVYLERFGHMSAIDPLVALAEGERLGRLRPGHLAVALSAGTGYTWAATAIRW; encoded by the coding sequence ATGAGCGAGGTCCGACTGACGGCGATCAACACGTACTTCCCGGCGGGATACCAGCCTGCCGCCGCCATTGCCGCCGCCAGCGGCATTCCCGAAGCGGTGATCACGGCTAAGTTCGGCCTGACCGGCAAGCACGTGGCCGGGACCGACGAGCACGTCTCCGACCTGGCCATCCGGGCCGCTCGGCCCCTGGTGGACGGCCGGGGCGAGGTGGACGCGGTCATCTACTTCGGCAGCGCCCACAAGGACTACTACCTGTGGGCCGTGGCCCCGAAGATCCAGCACGCCCTGGGCCTCCACCGCGCCTTCGCCCTGGAGCTGATGGCGACCAGCGCGTGCGGTCCGATCGCCCTGAAGGTGGCACGGGACATGCTGCTGGCCGACCGGCGCCTGCGGGGGATCCTCCTGGTGGGCGCTTCGCGGGAGTCCTCCATCATCGACTACCGCAATGGCCGCTCGCGGTTCGCCTTCACCTTCGCCGACGGGGCAGCGGCGGCCCTCCTCCGGCGCGGTCCGGGGGCGGGGCACCGCGTGCTGGCCTCGGCCATCCTGACCGACGGGGCGTTCGCCGACGACGTGATGGTCCCGGCCGGCGGGTCGGTGTTGCCGCCCTCCCACGAGACGGTGGAGCGGGGCCTGCACCACCTCGACGTCCCGGACCCGCAGGGGATGAAGGCCCGCCTCGACCCGGTCTCCCTGGGCCGCTTCGTCGAGGTGGTCCGCCGGGCCCTGGAAGGGAGCGGGGCGGCGCTGGCCGACCTCGACTTCCTGGCCGTGCTCCATCTCAAGCGCTCCATGCACCGGGCGCTCCTCCAGGCGCTGGGGTTGGAGCCGCATCAGTCCGTCTACCTGGAGCGCTTCGGGCACATGTCCGCCATCGACCCCCTGGTGGCGCTGGCCGAAGGGGAGCGGCTGGGCCGGCTCCGGCCGGGCCACCTGGCGGTGGCGCTCAGTGCCGGGACGGGGTACACGTGGGCCGCGACGGCCATCCGGTGGTGA
- a CDS encoding cob(I)yrinic acid a,c-diamide adenosyltransferase, with protein MTRLYTRTGDAGETGLIGGRRVPKDDPRVEAYGTLDELNSAIGAARAFLGDAPPAVTRALEQVQHRLFALGAEIAAPDPAAAGVRPCTADDVGALEHLIDAVQAELPALRVFILPGGSPAGSLLHVARTVARRAERRVVALARAEPLNPEVLRYLNRLSDLLFVLARAVNQAAGRPETPWDKDAG; from the coding sequence ATGACCCGCCTCTACACCCGGACCGGGGACGCCGGCGAGACCGGCCTCATCGGCGGGCGCCGCGTCCCCAAGGACGACCCGCGGGTGGAGGCCTACGGTACGCTCGACGAGTTGAACTCCGCCATCGGCGCGGCGCGGGCCTTTCTCGGAGATGCCCCGCCCGCGGTGACGCGCGCGCTGGAGCAGGTGCAGCACCGCCTCTTCGCCCTGGGGGCGGAGATCGCCGCACCGGATCCGGCCGCCGCAGGCGTGCGCCCCTGCACGGCGGACGACGTCGGCGCGCTGGAGCACCTGATCGACGCGGTGCAGGCGGAGCTGCCCGCGCTGCGGGTCTTCATCCTGCCCGGCGGGAGCCCGGCTGGCAGCCTGCTCCACGTGGCCCGCACCGTGGCCCGGCGGGCCGAACGGCGCGTCGTGGCCCTGGCGCGCGCGGAGCCCCTGAACCCGGAGGTCCTCCGCTACCTGAACCGCCTCTCCGACCTGCTCTTCGTGCTGGCCCGCGCCGTCAACCAGGCGGCGGGACGGCCGGAGACGCCCTGGGACAAGGACGCGGGCTAG